The Zea mays cultivar B73 chromosome 7, Zm-B73-REFERENCE-NAM-5.0, whole genome shotgun sequence DNA segment TCGTACCAAGTTGATATGGAAAGAGACAGTAAAAAGAGACGTAAAAGGATGTAATATACCAAAGGTTTAGCCTTGAATAGGAATACATGGAAAACAACTATTCATGATTTCACATGCCTAAAGCTtgtttgggactaaaaggctttaTTGTTGTTGTTGTATATTCACAAAAGAAAGAAGCACAACCTTATAAAAGAAAGAAGCCTTTCAGTAGTGAAAAATGTAGAACACGTTTCCAGAGTAAGCTAATATAACGAGACATACCTTGTTGTGAGCAGCAGAGCCACCATACTGAATAGCTAATGTATCACCCATCCGTTCATAGAAATCCATCAGATAATCAACCAGAGGATCATGCAATTCAATTTTATGTGCTTCAGCAAGTCCCAGTGCATGAAGTTGACGCCCTAAAGCAGCTAAACCATATGAAAATTGTGCAACATTTGTGCGATCCAAGCAGTCTATACAATTTGTCCTGAGGACACCCTTCTGTAATAAAAGAGGTACCAACTTAGCTGCACATTCAGTTTGATCTCTGCTACTTCTGTCATCACGTGATTTGGCAACAGTTTTTTCTTCACTGCAATGAAAGGATAAAGGGTATTAGAACTGAAAAACAAGCACTTACAAATGTACAAAAAATAATTGTGATCTCTAACATATGAATTTGGCATAAATATTTAGAGAAAGTACGTCATAAAATAAATTCCAGTGGAGGTTCTTCTTTAAGGAAATTGACGAACTTAGATTCACTATTACTTTCCTATCACTTGGCAACTTGAACTTGTGCATTATTAAGGAAAAAATATCACTACCTTGAGATGTCATCAAATTTTGTTGATGTACTTATTTCACAGTGGAGGAATTCAGTTAGATCCAACACATCTGATGCCACCTTGCTCAACAGTGCAAGCACATTGGTGCCTTTCCTGAAAGTAGCAGGTAGTAATTCACACTAAGGTACATACAAGATGATTGTCTTACACTGAAGGAGCAATTTTACATAAGATTCGCTTGTAATACAATGCATTACCTTCGAAAAAGATTACTCAGATCCATGTGCAGAAATTTTAGACACTTGTCATCAGATAGGCTCTTGTTAATGTAATGAATAGCCTTTGCAAATTCTGCACAGAGCAGAGATTCACGGGGCTTCTTCTCGTGGGTCTGATTGAAATATAATTAAGGGGTTCAAAATTTCAGACttataacaaaaagcagaagactaTCAACTTGGTGATTAAACCCTCAGCTAGAAAAGTCAGTGACAATATAAGCATAAGTCAAGACATTCACATCAAACAACAATGATGCTGCACTTGCCTTTATTAAGTTCAATATGATTATTGGATTCCCATATCTAA contains these protein-coding regions:
- the LOC118473012 gene encoding phosphoinositide phosphatase SAC2-like, coding for MVEIQIDSKIRAFTVVYILQLSCASEKKTRSYYVFFLCASLLFDMGLSLLENLALRYGNPIIILNLIKTHEKKPRESLLCAEFAKAIHYINKSLSDDKCLKFLHMDLSNLFRRKGTNVLALLSKVASDVLDLTEFLHCEISTSTKFDDISR